Below is a genomic region from Candidatus Krumholzibacteriota bacterium.
GTGACCTCGGCCGGCGCCTCCGTCTCGCCCTCGCGGAGAAAGTACCACGTGCGCTGCAAGTCGCTGCAGTAGTCGAGGGTGCGCGTCCCGAAATCGATGTTGAGGACATGGCCCGGTTCGATCCTGCGGTCGGTCGGTCCCGCGTGCGCGCCGGCCGACTCGGGGCCGGTGAAGACCGAGGGGCACAGCTCGCGTTCCCAGGAGGTGTCGACTCCTTCCCGGTCGACCTCCCCGAGAATGAAGGCGGCCAGCTCCTTCTCGGTCATCCCGGGTTTCACGAATCCGGTGACGCGATCGAAGATGGCCTCCGTGAGATCGACGTTCACCTTGATCCGGCGGATCTCCTCGGGGCTCTTCCTGCCCCGGAGCTTCGAGACGACGCGCTCGGCCGTCACGATCCGTCCGGCGTAGGGGGTCTTTTCGAGATAGCCCATGAGGGAAAGGTACATGCCGTGCGAGAGCCCGTCGGCCATCACGTCGTTCTCCGAGAAATTGATCGCGATCGTCGCCGGGTCGACTCGTTTGATCATCTCGAGCAGCGGCTTCTCGATGCCCTCGCGGTAGCCGATCGTCTCCCACGCGCCGGACTCCCTCGTGCGCGCCTCGTCGAGGGAGCCGACGATCGCCGTCGGGGGGTGACCGGGGGCGATCGCGAAGGCCGATTGCCAGGTCACGTGGTGGCCGACGATGAGATCCATCACCGGATCGGCGGCCGTTTCGCTCTCCCGCACGAAGGTCAGCCAGAGACCGATCTCCTCCTCGTCCAGGATGCCGTGGGCCTGCGAGATCTTCTCCCGTATCATCGAGAGTCTCCTTTCGTCGTATCGGAAGGGAGGAAACGTCCTCCGGGCCGGCGACCGCCCGGCGGCGCCGGCCGCGCGGAGAAAACTATAGCAACCGACAAACCTTTGCAATACCATTCGCGCGGCGCCGCGGGCGCGAAGCGGCGCGGACGGCGCCCCGGAAGGAGACGATGACGGACGGATGGATCGATCGGCTGGCGGCTGCGGCGGGGGTCTCGCCCCTCAGGAACGAACCCCTGTCGCGCTTCACCTCCTACCGGACGGGCGGCGCCGCCGAGGCGCTCGTCGCCGGCCCGGCCGGGACGGCCGCGCGCGCCTTCTCCTTCGCCCGCGGCCAGGGCGTGCCCGTCACGCTCCTCGGCGCCGGCACCAACGTGATCGCGCCCGACGAGGGGCTCGACGGGCTGACGATCGTCCTGCGCGGCGGAGACGAGGAGATCGTTTTCGACGGCGGGACGGTCGTGCGCGCCGGGGCGGGCGTGCCCCTCGAGACGCTCGCGCGGGCGGCGGCGGCACGCGGGCTCGCCGGGCTCGAGGAGCTCGCCGGCATCCCCGGCACCGTCGGCGGCGCCGTCGTGATGAACGCCGGGGCGCGCGAGCGTGAGACGGCGGATCTCCTCCGACGGGTCGAGGTGATGACCCGCCCCGACGGGCGGCGGACCTTCGATCGCGACGAGCTCTCCTACGGGTACCGGAAAAGCGTCTTCCGCCACGCCGGCTGGCTCGTCCTCTCGGCCGAGTTCGAACTGGAGCGAGGCGACCCCGCGGCGACAACCCGGCGGATCGATGCGCTGCGGGCGGAGCGGCGGGCGAAGTATCCCTGCGACGAGCCGAGCGCCGGCTCGGTCTTCAAGCGCCCGCCGGGCGACTACGCGGGGCGGCTCGTCGAGGCGGCCGGCTGCAAGGGGCTGCGGGTCGGCGGCGCGCTCGTCTCCCCCCGCCACGCCAACTTCATCGTCACGACCGAAGGCGCGGCGTCGGCCGACATCCTCGAGGTGATCGGCCGCGTGCGCGCCCGCGTGTGGGAAACGGGCGGCGTGTGGC
It encodes:
- the murB gene encoding UDP-N-acetylmuramate dehydrogenase, whose product is MTDGWIDRLAAAAGVSPLRNEPLSRFTSYRTGGAAEALVAGPAGTAARAFSFARGQGVPVTLLGAGTNVIAPDEGLDGLTIVLRGGDEEIVFDGGTVVRAGAGVPLETLARAAAARGLAGLEELAGIPGTVGGAVVMNAGARERETADLLRRVEVMTRPDGRRTFDRDELSYGYRKSVFRHAGWLVLSAEFELERGDPAATTRRIDALRAERRAKYPCDEPSAGSVFKRPPGDYAGRLVEAAGCKGLRVGGALVSPRHANFIVTTEGAASADILEVIGRVRARVWETGGVWLELEQIPLGERK
- a CDS encoding aminopeptidase P family protein — its product is MIREKISQAHGILDEEEIGLWLTFVRESETAADPVMDLIVGHHVTWQSAFAIAPGHPPTAIVGSLDEARTRESGAWETIGYREGIEKPLLEMIKRVDPATIAINFSENDVMADGLSHGMYLSLMGYLEKTPYAGRIVTAERVVSKLRGRKSPEEIRRIKVNVDLTEAIFDRVTGFVKPGMTEKELAAFILGEVDREGVDTSWERELCPSVFTGPESAGAHAGPTDRRIEPGHVLNIDFGTRTLDYCSDLQRTWYFLREGETEAPAEVTSAFETIRDAIRLAAEAIRPGMEGREIDAIARTHITSRGYDEYPHALGHQVGRSTHDGAGLLCPEWERYGNLPYLKIEESQVYTLEPRITIPGHGIATMEEIIVVRPEGGEFLSRPQTGLWTVG